In Bacteroidales bacterium, one DNA window encodes the following:
- the ybeY gene encoding rRNA maturation RNase YbeY, with product MAIYFTNHQNKYKLKNKRKISNWIKEVSSNYEKEIGHITIIFSNDAYILEINKQYLNHNYFTDIITFDYSHERKIEGDIFISLDTVLENSKIYDVSFNNELLRVIIHGILHLLGFKDKEELDKTIMRENENKCLELFSTKYE from the coding sequence ATGGCGATATATTTTACGAATCATCAAAATAAATACAAATTAAAGAATAAACGGAAGATTTCTAATTGGATTAAAGAAGTATCATCAAATTACGAAAAGGAAATAGGTCACATTACAATTATTTTTTCAAACGACGCTTACATTCTTGAAATTAATAAGCAATACTTAAACCATAATTACTTTACTGATATAATTACTTTTGATTACTCGCATGAGAGAAAAATCGAAGGGGATATCTTTATCTCTCTTGATACAGTTTTAGAAAATTCAAAAATATATGATGTTTCTTTTAATAATGAATTATTAAGAGTAATAATTCATGGTATATTACATTTACTTGGATTTAAGGATAAAGAGGAATTAGATAAAACAATAATGAGAGAAAATGAAAACAAATGTTTAGAATTATTTTCCACAAAATATGAATAA
- a CDS encoding ATP-binding protein, producing the protein MKKQLTIDSKVENICYVEKIIDEISDEIKISSDIYGKILIATIEAVNNSIVHGNKLDHSKKVMIEIYYEKPNLHISISDQGRGFDFSNVPDPTTPENIENISGRGVFLMKKLADNLIFNDTGTQVELIFKI; encoded by the coding sequence ATGAAAAAACAATTAACAATAGATAGCAAAGTTGAGAATATTTGCTATGTTGAAAAAATAATTGATGAAATATCTGATGAAATCAAAATTTCGTCAGATATATACGGGAAAATTTTAATAGCAACGATTGAAGCGGTTAATAACTCGATAGTTCATGGAAACAAGTTAGATCATTCCAAAAAGGTAATGATTGAAATTTATTACGAAAAACCGAATTTACATATTTCAATTTCCGATCAAGGACGTGGGTTCGATTTTAGCAATGTTCCCGATCCAACAACGCCTGAAAACATTGAGAATATTTCTGGAAGGGGAGTTTTTTTAATGAAAAAATTAGCCGATAATTTAATTTTTAATGATACAGGAACACAAGTAGAGTTAATTTTTAAGATATGA
- the dut gene encoding dUTP diphosphatase — translation MKVNIINKSRHENPTYSTQYSAGLDLRADLVESIILRPFERALVKTGLFIEIPIGYEAQVRPRSGLALKKGLTVLNSPGTIDSDYRGEIGVILINLSQEEVIIEDGERICQMIFAKYEHVEFINVDHITETNRGDGGFGHTGIG, via the coding sequence ATGAAAGTTAATATAATAAATAAATCGAGACATGAAAATCCAACCTATTCAACGCAGTATAGTGCAGGATTGGATTTAAGAGCAGATTTAGTTGAATCAATAATATTAAGGCCCTTTGAAAGAGCATTGGTTAAGACAGGGTTGTTTATCGAGATTCCTATCGGATATGAAGCACAAGTACGCCCAAGAAGTGGATTAGCCTTAAAGAAGGGTCTTACAGTGCTAAATTCACCCGGAACAATTGATTCTGATTATAGGGGTGAAATAGGAGTAATATTGATAAATCTTAGTCAAGAAGAAGTGATAATTGAAGATGGAGAGCGTATTTGTCAGATGATATTTGCTAAATATGAACATGTAGAATTTATTAATGTTGATCATATTACAGAAACGAATAGAGGGGATGGTGGTTTTGGGCATACAGGTATTGGATAA
- a CDS encoding peptidoglycan DD-metalloendopeptidase family protein, with product MVFLKDKRFVLLVLVILLVVNNLYSQQINELSKKKKEIEKEIDAISNLLVKTEKESKKSLNSVRLTKKKIELKNSLIKQIDNESDQLKDKIYLQKGKIDSLNQQIGLIKNDYKRIILFNQNSKNKNVLLLLILTAKDFNQAYKRIKYYQQIFNYKKKLVSRYYNTINVIKEVNEKLSDNLNMLSKKQTEKEYEVVALKKEEGLCLQKINELSKKKSELLSELEEQKKISKKINDEIKRLIEEEAKREAENRNVNTQEVRILLSNNFRDNIGKFNLPINGGIVTGNYGESFHPVLKEVKIKNNGIDITLSQKSDVFSIFKGEVRKIFKVPGSNLAIIIRHGRYLTVYTNLTKINVAIGQEINTYQKIGEISLQRGEETSILHFELWNENKTEDPSKWFRKSEK from the coding sequence ATGGTTTTTTTAAAAGATAAACGTTTTGTGCTTTTGGTACTAGTAATTTTATTAGTAGTGAATAATTTATATTCACAACAAATAAATGAACTAAGTAAGAAAAAAAAAGAAATAGAAAAGGAGATTGATGCCATTTCGAATCTCCTTGTAAAAACTGAAAAGGAAAGCAAAAAATCATTAAACAGTGTTAGGCTAACTAAGAAGAAAATAGAATTAAAGAATAGCTTAATTAAGCAAATAGATAATGAAAGCGATCAATTAAAAGATAAAATTTATTTACAAAAAGGAAAAATTGATAGTTTAAATCAACAGATAGGCTTAATCAAAAACGATTATAAAAGGATTATTTTATTTAATCAAAACTCAAAGAACAAAAATGTTTTATTATTACTTATTTTAACAGCTAAGGATTTTAATCAAGCATATAAAAGAATCAAATATTATCAACAAATTTTTAATTATAAAAAGAAATTAGTCAGTAGATATTATAATACAATAAATGTAATAAAAGAAGTGAATGAGAAGTTAAGCGATAACCTTAACATGCTAAGCAAAAAACAAACGGAAAAAGAGTATGAAGTTGTTGCCTTAAAAAAAGAAGAAGGTTTGTGTTTACAAAAAATTAATGAATTAAGTAAAAAGAAATCTGAGTTGTTAAGTGAATTAGAAGAACAAAAAAAGATATCGAAAAAAATAAATGATGAAATCAAAAGATTGATTGAAGAAGAGGCTAAGCGGGAGGCAGAAAATAGGAATGTAAATACACAAGAAGTAAGAATATTATTAAGTAATAATTTTAGAGATAATATTGGTAAATTTAATCTTCCCATAAATGGTGGGATAGTAACAGGAAATTACGGGGAGTCATTTCATCCTGTTTTAAAAGAAGTTAAGATAAAAAACAATGGAATTGATATTACGCTATCTCAAAAATCTGATGTTTTTTCAATTTTTAAGGGAGAAGTAAGAAAAATATTTAAAGTACCTGGTTCTAATCTTGCAATAATTATTAGACATGGTCGGTATCTTACAGTTTATACAAACTTAACAAAAATAAATGTTGCGATTGGTCAGGAAATAAATACTTATCAAAAAATAGGAGAAATAAGTTTGCAAAGAGGAGAAGAAACTTCAATATTGCATTTCGAACTTTGGAATGAAAACAAGACTGAAGATCCTTCTAAGTGGTTTAGAAAAAGCGAAAAGTAG